A single genomic interval of Candidatus Hinthialibacter antarcticus harbors:
- a CDS encoding Gfo/Idh/MocA family oxidoreductase, protein MPNQSNFSRRNFLKSTFAAPMFISASAMGTFGNVAPSNRIVMGCIGVGSQGTGDMRNFMRRDEAYIRAVCDVDGSHRKRAKQSVDEFNDNSDCAAYVDFRELLERDDLDAVLIAVPDHWHALPAIAAAKRGLDVYGEKPLSRSIRESRAICDAVRRYGRVWQTGSQQRSEGNFQHACELVRNEKIGAIHTVEVGLPGGGSTDLKPTKPAPEDLDWDRWLGPAPWREYCDFGRDRCHWDWRWIMDYSGGQLTDWAGHHIDIAHWGMGYDQTGPVEISGSAEYPREGLYDTATSYSFVCKYKTGVTINISSSNRGGTKWIGENGWVWVNRGAIEASDENLLKKDCIGPNDTRLYQSRDHFQNFLDCVKSRQETICPAETGCRSISVGHLGEITMLLNRKIRWNPDTETIIDDPEANALLGRAYRKPWTLA, encoded by the coding sequence ATGCCGAATCAATCAAATTTTTCTCGCAGAAACTTTTTGAAATCCACATTCGCGGCGCCGATGTTTATTTCGGCTTCCGCCATGGGTACATTTGGAAACGTCGCGCCTAGCAACCGGATCGTGATGGGTTGCATCGGCGTCGGTTCGCAAGGCACCGGCGACATGCGCAATTTTATGCGCCGCGACGAAGCATATATTCGGGCTGTTTGCGACGTTGACGGCTCGCATCGCAAACGGGCGAAACAAAGCGTGGACGAATTTAATGATAATAGCGACTGCGCCGCTTACGTGGATTTTCGCGAACTGCTTGAGCGCGACGACCTCGACGCGGTCTTGATCGCCGTCCCCGACCATTGGCATGCGCTGCCCGCAATCGCTGCGGCGAAAAGAGGCCTTGATGTCTATGGCGAAAAGCCGCTGTCGCGCTCCATCCGCGAAAGCCGCGCCATTTGTGACGCGGTTCGCCGATACGGACGGGTATGGCAAACCGGCAGCCAACAGCGCTCTGAAGGAAATTTTCAACATGCGTGCGAACTGGTGCGCAATGAGAAAATCGGGGCGATCCACACAGTCGAAGTGGGCTTGCCCGGCGGTGGTTCAACGGACCTCAAACCAACGAAGCCCGCGCCTGAAGATTTAGATTGGGACCGCTGGCTCGGCCCTGCGCCCTGGCGTGAATACTGTGACTTTGGTAGAGACCGCTGCCACTGGGACTGGCGCTGGATTATGGATTATTCAGGAGGCCAACTCACAGACTGGGCGGGCCACCATATCGACATTGCCCACTGGGGCATGGGCTACGACCAAACCGGGCCGGTTGAAATTAGCGGCAGCGCCGAGTATCCCCGCGAAGGTTTGTATGACACCGCTACGAGTTACAGTTTTGTCTGCAAATATAAAACCGGCGTCACCATTAACATCTCGAGTTCAAACCGGGGCGGAACAAAGTGGATCGGCGAGAATGGCTGGGTTTGGGTCAATCGAGGCGCCATCGAAGCATCAGACGAAAACTTGTTAAAAAAAGACTGCATCGGGCCAAACGATACGCGCCTGTATCAAAGCCGCGACCATTTCCAGAATTTTCTGGACTGCGTAAAAAGCCGCCAGGAAACCATCTGCCCCGCCGAAACCGGCTGCCGTTCCATCAGCGTCGGGCATTTAGGCGAAATCACAATGCTGCTCAATCGAAAAATTCGCTGGAACCCCGATACGGAAACCATCATCGACGACCCTGAAGCAAACGCGCTCTTAGGCCGCGCCTATCGCAAGCCCTGGACCTTAGCTTAA
- a CDS encoding sodium:solute symporter yields the protein MTNEFHFIDYLVLIVYLAAMVGIGFYFSRKEGSTERFFVGNRNIAWWAVGISIFATQLSAITYISIPGMAFENDWAWLLYNLGIPIVGVFVIYYFLPVYRQKHYTSIYQILEERFGPETRAYGALAYILMQVGRVAIVLYLPALALSEVTGFSVYWMIILMGILATAYTVMGGIEVVIWTDVVQAFVLVLGAIMAIVIVCMKVDGGFFGIIEIGQANHKFAMVHTDASVSKDLIWFILLGAFFTNLVPYASDQTVVQRYFTVKTDREARNCLWLSVLVAAPASLLFFFLGTALFAFYTTHPGLLETGIQYDRIFPFFIVNEIPVGISGLLIAAIFAGSMSSLDSSLNSIATVCVTDFYYRFRNPQSSDQQRLRLARVITIVVGVFATGLAIGVAQSLLNNPEQKGAWDLFIAVQGLLGGVLTGIFCVGRFTKTANQVGVVAGLVLSTAIIAIIKYEFVWHTQTYAAVGIISAFSITYLFSWITNLKPKTG from the coding sequence ATGACGAATGAATTTCATTTTATAGATTATCTGGTATTGATTGTATACCTCGCAGCCATGGTGGGGATTGGTTTTTACTTTTCGCGCAAAGAAGGCTCAACCGAGCGTTTTTTTGTCGGAAACCGAAACATCGCCTGGTGGGCTGTCGGTATTTCGATTTTCGCCACCCAGCTCAGCGCCATTACGTATATTTCGATCCCCGGCATGGCGTTTGAAAATGATTGGGCCTGGTTGTTGTATAACCTCGGCATCCCCATCGTTGGCGTCTTTGTGATTTATTATTTTCTGCCGGTCTATCGCCAAAAACACTACACCTCCATTTATCAAATTTTAGAAGAGCGCTTTGGGCCGGAGACGCGCGCGTATGGCGCGCTCGCTTACATCCTCATGCAAGTCGGGCGGGTTGCAATTGTGTTATACCTTCCCGCGCTAGCGTTATCAGAAGTCACGGGCTTTTCCGTCTACTGGATGATTATTTTGATGGGGATTCTCGCAACGGCATATACCGTCATGGGCGGGATCGAAGTCGTTATTTGGACGGACGTAGTCCAGGCGTTTGTTTTGGTGTTGGGCGCAATCATGGCAATCGTGATTGTTTGCATGAAAGTCGACGGCGGTTTTTTCGGCATCATTGAAATCGGCCAGGCCAACCATAAATTCGCAATGGTACACACCGACGCGAGCGTCTCGAAAGATTTAATCTGGTTTATTTTGCTGGGGGCTTTTTTTACGAACCTCGTCCCTTACGCTTCCGACCAAACGGTCGTCCAGCGCTATTTCACCGTCAAGACAGACCGCGAAGCGAGAAACTGCCTGTGGCTCAGCGTGTTGGTGGCGGCGCCCGCATCGCTCCTGTTTTTCTTTTTGGGAACGGCCCTGTTTGCGTTTTATACCACCCATCCGGGGTTGCTTGAAACGGGAATTCAATATGATCGAATTTTTCCGTTCTTCATCGTCAATGAAATTCCGGTTGGGATATCCGGCCTGTTAATCGCTGCAATTTTTGCGGGGTCTATGTCCAGTTTGGATTCCAGTTTAAATTCTATCGCGACGGTTTGCGTGACGGACTTCTATTATCGCTTTCGCAACCCCCAAAGCAGCGATCAACAGCGGCTCCGATTGGCCCGCGTCATTACAATTGTTGTCGGGGTGTTCGCCACAGGGTTAGCCATCGGGGTCGCGCAAAGTTTATTAAACAATCCAGAACAGAAAGGCGCCTGGGACCTATTTATCGCCGTCCAGGGGCTATTGGGCGGCGTCTTGACCGGAATATTCTGCGTCGGACGGTTTACCAAAACCGCGAATCAGGTTGGCGTCGTCGCAGGCTTAGTGTTGAGCACCGCCATCATCGCGATCATCAAATATGAATTCGTCTGGCATACCCAAACCTATGCAGCGGTTGGAATCATTTCTGCGTTCTCAATCACCTACCTATTTAGTTGGATTACAAATCTAAAACCCAAAACCGGTTAG
- a CDS encoding HEAT repeat domain-containing protein — protein MNLFRYTFVALFIVGLTFIADSSAAPLKALIIDGQNNHDWKATTPVLKYMLEDCGRFEVDVATSPPQDSSLKNFRPEFSKYDVVVSNYNGNLWSKETQTDFENYIKNGGGLVSYHAADNAFPEWLEFNKMIALGGWGGRNEKSGPMVRVRDGKIVLDHSPGRGGAHGPRRDYPVVMHDLKHPISKGLPKVWLHAKDELYAKMRGPANIEDLLGYGKSKLTNENEPLLFTIEYGKGRIFHTALGHDVYAMRCIGFAFTLQRGTEWAATGKVTLNKIPENFPTEDRVSLWLEPVNIDEIANYTYGQSRTTLAAVEANIRIATPKQLREIEAQMLSVLNAEGATFDGCAFVCQMLRRIGTVKSVKTLGKFLQDDRLNDPARLALQGIQSPKVDALFKKSLNSLTGDKLIGVIGSIAERRNPKAAKSLAKFLKSDDPYLQQVTTRALGRIGGKAALKILSDFVASDDLEPYKLDALLLCADSLAQTKSAALSKNVYTQLSSPEYPAQVRVAAYGGLINIDSDSSLPLVISLLKENEPKLQQAACGPFLKMLPGEDASKSLAQELKQLPEESQVVVLNALARRGHGNVIAEVLDAAKSSNASVQIAAVQTLGAIGNARVAAPLITFALKGGQLGQAAQNSLARLKGDRVNGALIAFLGDSNEAKRLSAINALADRNARDAFSSIVKLTGDKSPGIRQAAYNALMTLGGANDVPTVLQLIQGKDDEGDIRGLEEVAKSLSSQLADKSAATDKIASLFADSSPKVKQSYIRLLTEYSGPEAFNLVSNSLQDKNRSVQNAALYALGSWKDNTPIELLLSRMSQFKEEEQRGLAFKAVIHSLGLTPPDSPWFGKAKAKAKTANEKKMMIGALAKTVDMNSLTQIESYLSDKEVKAEAISACEALINKLSASELDRSDWKLSASHNNGAVKNAIDGNEGSRWDTAATQVPGMWLQVDIGSQRSIQKIVLDSKNSGGDYPRGYQVLLSSDGISWSGPVVEGKGETPVVALDIPNRTARFIKIIQTGKVDGLYWSIHELYIEASMDSGLLNDAKAKLAAAKKK, from the coding sequence ATGAACTTGTTTCGATATACATTCGTCGCGCTTTTTATCGTTGGATTGACTTTCATTGCTGACAGTTCAGCGGCGCCGTTGAAAGCCTTAATTATTGACGGGCAAAACAATCATGACTGGAAGGCGACCACTCCCGTCTTGAAATATATGCTAGAAGACTGTGGACGGTTTGAAGTAGACGTTGCCACGTCGCCGCCCCAAGACAGTTCTTTGAAAAACTTTCGGCCTGAGTTTTCTAAATACGACGTGGTCGTATCAAATTACAACGGCAACTTGTGGTCGAAAGAAACACAAACTGATTTTGAGAACTACATCAAAAACGGCGGCGGGCTTGTGTCGTACCATGCTGCGGATAATGCGTTCCCTGAATGGCTGGAGTTCAACAAAATGATCGCGTTGGGCGGTTGGGGCGGTCGCAACGAAAAGTCTGGCCCGATGGTTCGCGTCCGCGATGGTAAAATCGTCTTGGATCATTCGCCCGGAAGAGGCGGCGCTCATGGCCCACGGCGCGATTACCCCGTTGTTATGCATGATTTGAAACACCCGATCTCAAAAGGGCTGCCTAAAGTTTGGTTGCACGCCAAAGACGAACTCTATGCAAAAATGCGCGGCCCCGCCAATATCGAAGACCTGTTGGGTTACGGAAAATCAAAACTCACCAATGAAAATGAGCCTCTTTTGTTCACCATCGAATATGGCAAAGGGCGAATTTTCCACACCGCATTAGGACACGACGTTTATGCGATGCGTTGCATTGGTTTTGCGTTTACGCTTCAACGTGGGACCGAATGGGCCGCGACGGGCAAAGTCACTTTAAACAAAATCCCTGAAAATTTCCCAACGGAAGATCGGGTTAGCCTTTGGCTGGAACCGGTCAACATTGATGAAATCGCCAACTATACCTATGGGCAAAGCCGAACAACGCTCGCAGCCGTCGAGGCCAATATTCGCATCGCGACGCCGAAACAGTTGCGCGAAATTGAAGCCCAGATGCTCTCTGTTTTAAACGCAGAAGGCGCGACGTTTGACGGCTGCGCGTTTGTCTGTCAAATGCTTCGCCGAATCGGCACAGTGAAGTCGGTTAAAACCTTAGGGAAGTTTTTGCAAGACGACCGGTTAAATGATCCGGCGCGTTTGGCTTTGCAAGGCATCCAATCTCCAAAAGTCGATGCGTTATTCAAAAAATCTTTAAACTCGCTGACTGGCGACAAACTCATTGGCGTGATTGGCTCCATCGCAGAACGCCGCAATCCAAAAGCGGCGAAATCACTGGCGAAATTTCTGAAAAGCGATGATCCGTACTTGCAACAAGTGACCACCCGGGCGCTCGGTCGAATTGGCGGCAAGGCCGCGTTGAAAATACTGAGCGACTTCGTCGCAAGCGATGATCTCGAACCCTATAAACTCGATGCGTTGCTTTTATGCGCCGACTCGCTCGCGCAAACCAAATCAGCCGCATTATCGAAAAATGTTTACACGCAACTATCGTCTCCAGAATACCCCGCACAGGTTCGCGTTGCGGCCTACGGCGGCTTGATCAATATTGATTCTGATTCATCGCTGCCTCTTGTTATTTCATTGCTGAAAGAGAATGAGCCCAAACTGCAACAAGCGGCTTGCGGCCCATTTTTAAAGATGCTTCCCGGCGAGGATGCGTCGAAGTCATTGGCGCAAGAGTTGAAGCAATTGCCCGAAGAATCACAAGTGGTGGTGTTGAATGCGCTCGCAAGGCGCGGCCACGGGAATGTAATTGCTGAGGTCTTGGATGCGGCGAAGAGTTCGAACGCGTCCGTCCAAATTGCAGCGGTTCAAACGTTGGGGGCGATTGGCAATGCGCGTGTTGCGGCGCCTTTGATTACGTTCGCGCTCAAGGGCGGACAACTGGGGCAAGCAGCGCAAAACAGTCTGGCGCGACTCAAAGGCGACCGCGTCAACGGTGCGCTGATTGCGTTTCTTGGCGACTCCAATGAAGCAAAGCGCTTGTCGGCAATTAACGCGCTGGCCGACCGCAATGCGCGGGATGCTTTTTCATCAATCGTGAAATTGACTGGCGACAAAAGCCCCGGTATCCGCCAAGCCGCTTATAACGCATTGATGACGCTCGGCGGCGCGAATGATGTTCCGACCGTACTTCAATTAATTCAGGGCAAAGATGACGAAGGAGATATCCGAGGCTTAGAAGAAGTCGCGAAATCGTTATCGTCACAATTGGCTGACAAGAGCGCGGCGACCGATAAAATTGCATCACTGTTCGCCGACTCCTCGCCAAAAGTCAAGCAGTCATACATTCGCCTCTTGACTGAATATAGCGGGCCGGAGGCGTTCAATCTGGTCTCGAATTCGCTTCAAGACAAAAACCGCTCTGTCCAAAACGCCGCGTTGTATGCGCTTGGGAGTTGGAAAGACAATACGCCTATCGAATTATTACTCTCCCGCATGTCGCAGTTCAAAGAGGAAGAACAGCGAGGGCTTGCTTTCAAAGCGGTTATTCATTCGCTCGGATTAACGCCGCCGGATAGCCCCTGGTTTGGCAAGGCGAAGGCGAAAGCCAAAACCGCCAATGAGAAGAAGATGATGATCGGCGCGCTTGCGAAGACGGTCGATATGAATTCGTTAACGCAGATAGAGTCTTATTTGTCAGATAAAGAAGTGAAAGCCGAGGCGATTTCAGCCTGTGAAGCGTTAATCAACAAACTAAGCGCGTCGGAACTTGATCGGTCGGATTGGAAGCTGTCCGCCTCACACAACAATGGCGCCGTAAAAAATGCCATTGATGGAAACGAAGGATCGCGCTGGGACACCGCTGCAACGCAAGTGCCGGGCATGTGGCTCCAGGTTGATATTGGCTCGCAGCGCAGTATCCAAAAAATCGTCTTAGATTCTAAAAATTCAGGCGGCGACTACCCGCGCGGTTATCAAGTGTTGTTATCCAGCGATGGCATTTCGTGGTCTGGCCCTGTTGTTGAAGGAAAAGGTGAAACGCCGGTTGTTGCGTTAGACATTCCAAACCGCACTGCACGTTTTATCAAAATCATACAGACCGGAAAAGTTGACGGCCTCTATTGGTCGATCCATGAGTTATACATCGAAGCCTCAATGGATTCGGGTTTGCTTAATGATGCGAAAGCGAAATTAGCCGCAGCCAAGAAAAAATAA
- a CDS encoding VCBS repeat-containing protein: protein MKIHIFALAFVLSIQATAFSQAEIPLEQNRMAYNHPGLVVDLGVGLWAVPFPIDWDNDGDNDLLASTADVPYKGIYLFENNGSDVFLPGKRLGSAKHNLTISYINNKEVICEPGKMHDDFRNNLFSNPKPIPFEKEFYSGRANQWKFADYDGDKITDLLIGTSDWRDYGWDNAYDAKGNWTHGAIHGHVYWVKNNGTNDAPKYGAATQIQIGDKPLEVYGCPSPNLVDWDNDGDMDLICGEFLDGIRFFENTGTRQTPVYSAGQRLKANGKEIKMELQMLQVVVFDWDQDSDMDIVVGQEDGRVAWIENAGKDNTGAPQLRPPVFFQQQAENVKCGALATPCSIDWDGDGDEDLICGNSAGFIEWIENLGGDPHPKWAEPKRLSVNGEEIRILAGENLSIQGPAEAKWGYSVPYAADWDMDGLPDIVMNTIVGKMIWYRNIGTRSNPALAAARPIEVEWQNAPPKPAWNWWNPNEKELVVQWRTRPNVLDLNDDGLNDLILIDHEGYLSFFERSRQENQLITLPGKRIFLDENGDALNLNNGIAGKSGRRKINLVDWDGDNDFDILINSPRSSPEKTRNISYYENTSEKAHTFAFRYRGDITPNRLEGHTTSPTNVDWNGDGIQDLLVGGEDGHFYFYPRKSNDEMLGDATGQ from the coding sequence ATGAAGATACATATTTTTGCGCTGGCCTTCGTTTTAAGCATACAAGCGACCGCTTTTTCTCAAGCAGAAATCCCTCTTGAGCAAAACCGCATGGCATACAACCACCCTGGCTTAGTTGTTGACTTGGGGGTCGGGCTGTGGGCGGTCCCGTTTCCGATAGATTGGGACAACGATGGTGATAATGACTTGCTCGCGTCTACAGCCGATGTTCCTTACAAGGGAATCTATCTTTTTGAAAATAACGGTTCCGATGTTTTTTTGCCTGGAAAGCGATTGGGTTCCGCTAAACACAACCTCACAATTTCATATATCAATAACAAAGAGGTGATTTGTGAACCTGGAAAAATGCACGACGACTTCCGCAACAATCTTTTTTCAAACCCCAAACCAATTCCATTTGAAAAAGAGTTCTATTCAGGCAGAGCAAATCAATGGAAATTCGCCGATTATGACGGCGACAAAATCACCGACCTTCTGATTGGAACCAGCGACTGGCGTGACTATGGCTGGGACAACGCATACGACGCAAAAGGCAACTGGACGCATGGCGCCATCCATGGACATGTGTATTGGGTGAAAAATAATGGGACGAATGACGCCCCCAAGTATGGCGCGGCAACCCAAATTCAAATCGGCGACAAACCATTAGAAGTCTACGGCTGCCCTTCGCCCAATTTAGTCGATTGGGACAACGACGGCGATATGGATTTAATTTGTGGCGAATTTTTAGACGGTATCCGTTTTTTTGAAAATACCGGAACGAGACAAACCCCTGTTTATTCGGCGGGACAGCGTCTAAAAGCCAATGGCAAAGAGATCAAGATGGAATTACAAATGCTTCAAGTTGTCGTTTTTGATTGGGACCAAGATTCTGATATGGATATTGTCGTCGGCCAGGAAGACGGGCGGGTCGCTTGGATCGAAAATGCCGGCAAGGACAACACCGGCGCGCCCCAACTCCGGCCTCCGGTGTTCTTTCAACAGCAGGCGGAGAACGTCAAATGCGGCGCGTTGGCAACCCCATGCAGCATTGATTGGGATGGCGACGGCGATGAAGATTTGATCTGCGGCAACTCTGCGGGATTCATCGAGTGGATCGAGAATCTGGGAGGAGACCCGCATCCAAAATGGGCGGAGCCGAAACGGCTGAGCGTAAATGGCGAAGAGATCCGCATTCTGGCGGGCGAGAACCTATCGATCCAAGGGCCTGCAGAAGCCAAATGGGGCTACTCGGTTCCTTATGCGGCGGATTGGGACATGGACGGCCTGCCTGACATCGTGATGAATACGATTGTGGGGAAAATGATTTGGTACCGCAATATTGGAACTCGCTCAAATCCTGCACTGGCTGCGGCCCGACCAATTGAAGTGGAATGGCAAAATGCGCCTCCCAAGCCAGCCTGGAATTGGTGGAACCCGAATGAAAAAGAACTCGTCGTCCAATGGCGAACGCGCCCCAATGTGTTAGACCTGAATGATGACGGACTGAATGATTTGATCTTGATCGATCACGAAGGCTATCTCAGTTTCTTTGAGAGAAGCAGACAAGAGAACCAGTTAATCACCCTGCCCGGTAAGAGAATCTTCTTAGATGAAAACGGAGATGCGTTAAACTTAAATAATGGGATTGCCGGCAAAAGCGGTCGCAGAAAAATTAACTTGGTCGACTGGGATGGAGATAACGATTTTGATATCTTAATCAATAGCCCGCGCTCTTCTCCAGAGAAAACGCGAAATATTTCCTATTACGAAAACACGAGCGAAAAAGCGCATACATTTGCTTTTCGTTACCGGGGCGATATCACGCCCAATCGCCTGGAAGGACACACAACATCTCCCACGAACGTCGATTGGAATGGTGATGGGATTCAAGATTTACTCGTCGGCGGAGAAGATGGCCATTTCTATTTCTATCCAAGAAAATCAAATGATGAAATGCTCGGAGACGCGACGGGCCAATAA